Proteins from a genomic interval of Oceanispirochaeta crateris:
- the trxB gene encoding thioredoxin-disulfide reductase, which yields MSMEKDFVIIGGGIAGLSAAQYGARSNLETLVIEEMAPGGQALLISDLENYPGFPEPVNGFQFSMDMHKQAQKFGAEFMTASVRSIKKEGKSFIIETSKEIITAKAVVLATGAKHRHLEVPGEEEFGGRGVSYCATCDGPFFKNKKMLVVGGGDAACDEANYLANLTDQVVMIHRRDRFRAQKAVADRVMNNPNIEVRFNTIVKEIKGNETKLDKVVLAKTDSDMVLEEDFDAVFIFVGSIPQTQLVPDAKKDETGYIQTDINMESSIKGLYAVGDVRDTPFRQLITAASDGAIAAHSASNYIDDLKGEAYI from the coding sequence ATGAGCATGGAAAAAGATTTTGTAATCATCGGTGGTGGAATTGCCGGACTAAGTGCAGCCCAATATGGAGCCCGATCCAATTTAGAAACCCTAGTCATTGAAGAGATGGCTCCTGGAGGACAGGCACTCCTAATATCCGACCTTGAGAATTATCCTGGATTTCCAGAACCGGTCAACGGTTTTCAGTTTTCAATGGACATGCACAAACAAGCTCAGAAATTTGGCGCAGAATTCATGACAGCTTCTGTTCGAAGCATCAAAAAAGAAGGAAAATCCTTCATCATTGAGACTTCAAAAGAAATTATAACAGCAAAAGCCGTCGTTTTGGCCACTGGAGCCAAACACCGTCATTTAGAAGTACCGGGAGAAGAAGAGTTTGGAGGCAGAGGCGTTTCTTATTGCGCCACATGTGACGGACCTTTCTTTAAAAATAAAAAAATGCTTGTTGTCGGTGGTGGAGATGCCGCTTGTGACGAAGCAAATTATCTGGCAAATCTGACTGATCAGGTTGTCATGATTCATAGACGGGACAGATTTCGGGCTCAAAAAGCAGTTGCTGACAGAGTTATGAATAATCCCAATATTGAAGTTCGTTTCAATACGATCGTCAAAGAAATCAAGGGAAATGAAACAAAGTTGGACAAAGTTGTTCTGGCAAAAACAGACAGCGATATGGTTCTGGAAGAAGATTTTGATGCCGTTTTTATTTTTGTAGGCTCCATCCCTCAGACACAGTTGGTTCCGGATGCTAAGAAAGATGAAACGGGATACATCCAAACAGATATAAACATGGAATCATCCATAAAAGGCCTTTATGCAGTGGGAGATGTAAGAGACACCCCCTTCCGACAGCTCATAACAGCTGCATCAGATGGGGCAATTGCCGCTCACTCTGCATCCAACTATATTGACGACCTCAAGGGAGAAGCCTATATTTAA
- the glgA gene encoding glycogen synthase GlgA: MKILMMTSETVPFAKSGGLADMVSALSLSLNEQSVDVRILLPLYGFIDSKDFDFLGSLQIDMVNRFETADLYRSTLEDSTIPVYFLDNNKYFNRKGIYGPTPSSSYPDNAQRYSLLCKSFIEVCTFLDWIPDVIHSHDWPCGLASVFLKKAAQKFSNCSSVFSIHNMGYQGCYLKQDLPWIGLTPEETKTYNMICDNQINFLKTAIENNDHITTVSPGYAREIQTLAYGHGMDQSLSHRKNDLTGIINGVDYQSWDPVNDALIAPDNFSILDLEGKKNCKSRLQILMGLEENPKTPLFAMITRLVEQKGIEELCKPNYGILEDFCKDQDVQVVILGTGEPWCEEELTRLSRILPNLAVKITYNEKMSHLIEAGSDFFLMPSRYEPCGLNQLYSLKYGSIPVVRRTGGLADTVSDPQDEGWDSATGFVFEKADPSDFGLALNRAVNCWKDHPELIHKMQKNGMNKDFSWTPSALSYMKIYEELRTPLNREIPQKD, encoded by the coding sequence ATGAAGATTCTGATGATGACCAGCGAAACAGTTCCCTTTGCAAAATCCGGTGGATTAGCAGACATGGTCAGTGCTCTCTCTCTGTCATTAAATGAGCAAAGTGTCGATGTTAGAATCCTTTTGCCCCTCTATGGTTTTATAGACTCTAAAGACTTTGATTTCCTTGGATCCCTTCAAATAGACATGGTCAACAGATTCGAAACGGCCGATCTTTATCGCTCGACCTTAGAAGATTCTACGATCCCAGTGTATTTTCTTGACAACAACAAGTATTTCAATAGAAAAGGGATTTATGGTCCCACACCCTCTTCTTCTTATCCTGATAATGCCCAAAGATACAGCCTTCTGTGCAAAAGTTTCATAGAGGTCTGTACTTTTCTGGATTGGATTCCCGATGTGATTCACAGTCATGATTGGCCATGCGGTTTAGCTTCAGTTTTTCTTAAAAAGGCAGCTCAGAAATTCAGTAATTGTTCATCCGTATTTTCGATACACAACATGGGGTATCAGGGTTGTTATCTGAAACAGGATTTACCATGGATAGGTCTGACTCCAGAAGAAACAAAGACATATAATATGATCTGTGACAATCAGATAAACTTTCTCAAAACAGCCATCGAAAATAATGATCATATTACGACTGTATCTCCCGGATATGCCAGAGAGATTCAGACACTGGCATACGGCCATGGCATGGATCAATCTCTGAGCCATAGGAAAAATGATCTTACGGGGATTATCAATGGAGTTGATTATCAAAGCTGGGATCCAGTGAATGATGCTTTGATTGCTCCTGATAATTTCTCAATACTGGACCTTGAAGGAAAAAAGAATTGTAAGTCCAGACTTCAAATCCTTATGGGACTTGAAGAAAATCCAAAAACTCCACTGTTTGCCATGATTACCCGTCTTGTAGAACAAAAAGGAATTGAAGAGCTCTGTAAACCAAACTATGGAATTCTGGAAGATTTTTGCAAGGACCAGGATGTTCAGGTTGTAATTTTGGGAACTGGTGAACCCTGGTGTGAAGAAGAACTAACCAGGTTAAGCAGGATACTCCCTAATTTGGCAGTCAAGATCACCTATAATGAGAAAATGTCACATTTGATTGAAGCCGGTTCAGACTTTTTTCTGATGCCCAGCCGTTATGAACCCTGCGGACTAAACCAGCTTTATAGCCTCAAATATGGCTCTATCCCTGTGGTCAGACGCACTGGAGGCCTTGCCGATACAGTTTCAGACCCCCAGGATGAAGGATGGGACAGTGCAACAGGATTTGTATTTGAGAAAGCCGATCCATCCGATTTTGGGCTTGCCTTGAACAGAGCGGTAAATTGTTGGAAAGATCACCCAGAATTGATACATAAAATGCAAAAGAATGGGATGAATAAAGACTTTTCATGGACTCCCTCGGCCCTGTCTTATATGAAAATATATGAAGAGTTAAGAACACCCTTAAATCGTGAAATACCCCAGAAAGATTAA
- a CDS encoding glycoside hydrolase family 3 protein: MALILKRSIFLTIFTSVVFPLLSLDFNSELPGEQLVEELLDHMSQEEILGQVFMLGYMGERASDVIMDWIVQKKIGGIKIFGWNANDLSILADTISTMQKGALSTEYKIPLIIATDQEGGWVRHIKGETSITPGNLALGASGIPYDSYMTGLYIGRELRRLGINMNFAPTVDVYLNPLADVIGPRAFSQNPVQTGTLGTAFFKGMEEAGIISTAKHFPGHGNADEDSHGTLPEIPSTLEFIESHDLIPYKMMIKEGLPAIMVGHLAFPNITGNLKPASLSSIFLKDILRDQLQYKGLVITDDLVMQGAQYENRSLPEVCEMALREGNDFLLVSRNPDTHEEIWQHLIGLMDEDEEFSQDVRTAAARVLRIKVDYLKREDHVPFFPSPSDISQDIPGSDSQKFFFGQAARSTTMIRQSLIPIEPTSNILFCGLHYDFRRMGEAMFDGRSIRVPYSFTTSEKWEIINSIREQASKMDYVVFSLSRYQDLRILKELEDLSHKMIVLSSLTPIYLNELPWVKDALAVYGTGIESFQAGLGAIRGDFIPSGTLPIDLIQNSPVP, encoded by the coding sequence GTGGCTTTAATATTAAAAAGATCCATTTTTCTGACAATTTTCACCTCTGTTGTATTCCCCCTGCTTTCACTAGATTTCAATTCTGAATTGCCCGGAGAGCAGTTAGTTGAGGAGCTTCTGGACCATATGAGTCAGGAAGAGATCCTGGGTCAGGTCTTTATGTTGGGATACATGGGTGAAAGAGCCTCTGATGTCATCATGGATTGGATCGTTCAGAAAAAGATCGGAGGGATCAAGATCTTTGGGTGGAATGCCAACGATTTATCAATTTTAGCCGATACCATTAGCACAATGCAAAAAGGCGCCTTGAGTACGGAGTATAAGATTCCACTGATCATTGCTACAGACCAGGAAGGGGGATGGGTTCGACATATCAAGGGTGAGACATCCATAACACCTGGCAATCTGGCCCTTGGTGCCTCAGGTATCCCCTACGATTCCTATATGACAGGCCTTTACATTGGCAGAGAGCTCAGACGCCTCGGCATTAATATGAACTTTGCACCTACTGTAGATGTCTATCTCAATCCCTTAGCCGATGTTATAGGTCCACGGGCCTTCTCACAAAACCCTGTCCAGACAGGCACCTTGGGTACGGCGTTCTTTAAGGGAATGGAAGAAGCCGGAATTATAAGCACAGCCAAACACTTTCCAGGTCATGGTAATGCCGACGAAGACTCCCACGGCACCCTTCCAGAGATTCCCTCAACTCTGGAATTCATTGAGTCTCACGACCTGATTCCCTATAAAATGATGATTAAAGAGGGCTTGCCTGCTATTATGGTTGGCCATTTGGCATTTCCCAACATCACTGGGAATTTAAAACCCGCCTCCCTCAGTTCTATTTTTTTAAAAGACATACTCAGAGATCAGCTCCAATATAAAGGCCTTGTGATCACCGATGACCTTGTCATGCAGGGAGCCCAGTATGAAAACAGAAGCCTTCCAGAGGTCTGTGAAATGGCATTAAGAGAGGGAAATGATTTTCTTCTGGTCAGCAGAAATCCAGATACACACGAAGAAATATGGCAGCATCTGATAGGTTTAATGGATGAAGATGAGGAGTTTTCGCAGGATGTCAGAACGGCGGCAGCGAGAGTCTTAAGAATTAAAGTAGATTATTTAAAAAGAGAGGACCATGTCCCCTTTTTTCCCTCTCCTAGTGATATAAGTCAGGATATCCCCGGATCAGACAGTCAAAAGTTCTTCTTTGGGCAAGCGGCCCGGAGTACAACAATGATTCGACAATCCCTCATACCTATAGAACCCACAAGTAATATTCTTTTTTGCGGCTTACATTATGATTTTAGAAGAATGGGGGAAGCCATGTTTGATGGTAGGAGTATTAGAGTCCCCTACTCTTTTACTACAAGTGAAAAATGGGAGATAATCAACTCTATCAGAGAACAGGCATCAAAAATGGATTATGTGGTTTTCAGCCTCTCCCGATATCAGGACTTGAGGATTCTGAAGGAGCTCGAAGATCTATCCCATAAGATGATTGTCCTCTCATCACTGACTCCCATCTATCTCAATGAACTCCCCTGGGTAAAAGATGCCCTAGCCGTATACGGCACAGGGATTGAGTCTTTTCAGGCCGGTCTTGGTGCCATTAGAGGAGATTTTATCCCTAGTGGTACACTGCCCATAGATTTAATTCAAAATAGTCCGGTCCCCTAA
- the flgK gene encoding flagellar hook-associated protein FlgK, translating into MGSTFSGIELGKRSLQAHTQGLQTIGHNLSNASTEGYSRQRVQLSATDPIYMPQLNRAERPGQVGQGVDVTTVERIKDILLENRVIAQGDESGYWETRDQYLLMVEQIYNEPYDTSVRSLMDKFWDGWQELSVNPEEIPSRQAVLKRGESLMDGINSRYRRLKETRSMLNDDVAVSVGEVNSILKDISRLNEQIVKSKAVGDNPNDMLDSRDLLVEKLSAYINITVDNRDSDEFQIHTQGMHLIQGKQVHLLSTEPNPLNEGYNDITWEQTGQNVDIRNGKLAALIELRDGDVRGEIQKLNTMTVNFTDMVNEVHSNAFAANGKTGLNFFNELPFVNNNLGNYDRSGDGEFDSSYIFRFKGNNVLDPEQQTGLQGTISLNGPSGNIDVNYYPTDRVSDIVDRINNSGAEVKALINRDGKLLLKASSSEDMENPDFVIRHVEDSGQFLSGYTGILSGSGPDNAYDWEQADAVLGLRDIEYAVAPLSHPAGWMGINKTLQADPASIASGYGVGGREGLPGDGSAALEIATLRNKPVMVGPSNTFDDYFAEAVASIGLKGEVAQQANESQQLVMKDLKDFQSSISGVNMDEEIAEMIKFQHGYNATARFVNEINDMLDTIINRMGV; encoded by the coding sequence ATGGGTTCCACATTCAGCGGTATCGAATTAGGAAAAAGAAGTCTCCAGGCTCATACACAAGGCTTACAGACTATCGGACATAACCTCAGTAACGCCTCTACAGAGGGGTATAGTCGCCAAAGAGTACAACTTTCGGCTACAGACCCCATCTACATGCCCCAGTTGAACCGTGCAGAGAGGCCGGGACAGGTTGGACAGGGTGTAGATGTCACGACTGTAGAACGAATAAAAGATATCCTTCTTGAAAACCGCGTCATCGCACAGGGTGATGAGAGCGGTTATTGGGAAACCAGAGATCAATACCTTCTGATGGTAGAACAGATCTATAACGAACCGTATGATACCTCTGTAAGGTCTCTTATGGACAAATTCTGGGATGGTTGGCAGGAGCTCTCGGTCAATCCCGAAGAAATACCATCACGTCAGGCCGTACTAAAAAGGGGAGAATCCCTTATGGATGGAATCAATAGCCGTTACAGAAGACTAAAAGAAACAAGATCCATGCTGAATGACGACGTGGCTGTTTCCGTTGGAGAAGTTAACAGCATCCTCAAAGACATCTCTCGCTTAAACGAACAGATTGTCAAGTCAAAAGCAGTGGGAGACAATCCAAACGACATGCTGGACAGCCGGGATCTTTTGGTTGAGAAATTATCCGCTTATATCAATATCACTGTGGATAACAGAGACAGTGACGAATTTCAAATTCATACACAGGGAATGCATCTCATACAGGGCAAGCAGGTTCATCTTTTAAGTACCGAACCCAATCCTCTGAATGAAGGATATAATGACATTACCTGGGAACAGACCGGTCAAAATGTTGATATAAGGAATGGAAAATTGGCAGCTCTTATTGAACTAAGGGATGGCGATGTAAGAGGGGAAATCCAGAAATTAAATACCATGACTGTTAACTTTACAGATATGGTTAACGAAGTTCATAGCAATGCATTTGCGGCAAATGGCAAGACAGGGCTTAACTTTTTTAATGAACTCCCCTTTGTGAATAACAACCTTGGAAATTATGACAGGTCCGGCGACGGTGAGTTCGACTCTTCTTATATCTTTCGCTTCAAGGGGAACAATGTATTAGACCCTGAGCAGCAGACTGGATTGCAGGGAACAATCTCATTGAATGGACCTTCTGGAAATATTGATGTGAACTATTACCCCACCGACAGAGTTTCAGATATTGTCGACAGAATAAATAATTCCGGAGCTGAGGTGAAGGCCCTGATAAACAGAGATGGAAAACTCCTATTAAAAGCCAGCTCCTCCGAGGATATGGAAAATCCAGATTTTGTGATCCGCCATGTGGAAGATTCTGGTCAGTTCCTCAGCGGTTATACCGGAATCTTGAGTGGAAGTGGTCCGGATAACGCTTATGACTGGGAACAGGCCGATGCAGTTTTAGGTCTGCGTGATATAGAATATGCCGTGGCCCCCTTATCACACCCGGCGGGATGGATGGGGATCAATAAGACTCTCCAGGCCGATCCGGCTTCCATTGCCTCTGGATACGGTGTGGGCGGAAGAGAGGGATTACCTGGAGATGGTAGTGCCGCTCTTGAAATCGCAACCTTAAGAAATAAACCTGTCATGGTTGGCCCCAGCAATACTTTTGATGACTATTTTGCCGAAGCTGTAGCCTCTATCGGACTCAAGGGTGAGGTTGCTCAACAAGCCAACGAATCACAGCAGTTAGTAATGAAAGATTTAAAAGATTTTCAATCATCTATTTCCGGTGTGAATATGGATGAAGAGATAGCCGAGATGATCAAGTTTCAGCATGGTTATAATGCCACAGCCAGATTTGTAAATGAAATCAACGATATGCTGGACACCATTATCAACAGAATGGGAGTGTAA
- a CDS encoding MATE family efflux transporter: protein MSENVSIENTEIPDEEPMFSGPIRPLLIRLSLPILAGMFFQLLYNIVDTWFVSRIDLTDPSYVGGVGLIFPLIFLFIALGNGIMVGISSLVARAIGEKNSSVLDRTAESGLFIALVITILSTSVAFIFGKPIVQLMGAQGDYFVHGYNYLLYVTPAALFIFFGSVFIGILQGEGLMKHVMNGMILGTVINIILDPVLIFILEMDVRGAAIATVIGQIASFIYVLSVFLKNRSSIRIEWKLSNISSEIMKKIILIGLPQSMGMMLMAVSFFFFNHLVVSIDPLALTAFSLFGRFEQLVLMPAFALSAAVVTIVGQNAGRGLYDRTWKVMTQAYIWGMIVVLALAVSMILAAKSIYPLFSNIPEVIDYAVRQTYTLELFYIFALVGIVNRSFFQAIGHPLPALFLTLLRTILLSLPISYLYVLSFDMGIEGVWWGLNTASILTLMVSIPWVNITVNRLKKGTFKVQKTSENKITGEEND, encoded by the coding sequence ATGTCTGAAAATGTTTCTATTGAAAATACCGAAATACCAGATGAAGAACCTATGTTTTCTGGCCCTATACGTCCGCTTCTGATTCGGCTGAGCCTCCCGATTCTTGCCGGTATGTTTTTTCAACTCCTATACAATATTGTTGATACCTGGTTTGTGAGCCGTATTGATCTAACAGATCCCTCCTATGTTGGGGGTGTTGGATTAATATTTCCTCTCATTTTCCTATTCATTGCCCTGGGAAATGGCATTATGGTAGGTATTAGCTCCTTGGTCGCAAGAGCCATTGGAGAGAAGAACAGCAGCGTGCTGGATAGAACTGCCGAGTCGGGACTTTTCATAGCTCTGGTGATTACCATCCTTTCAACATCGGTTGCTTTCATTTTCGGAAAACCAATCGTCCAGCTCATGGGTGCTCAGGGAGACTACTTTGTTCATGGGTATAACTATCTTTTATACGTGACCCCTGCAGCCCTGTTTATTTTTTTTGGAAGTGTTTTTATCGGAATCCTTCAAGGAGAAGGACTGATGAAGCATGTAATGAACGGAATGATCTTAGGAACAGTTATAAATATTATATTGGACCCTGTCCTTATCTTTATTCTTGAAATGGATGTACGGGGTGCTGCCATTGCGACTGTGATTGGTCAAATAGCCTCTTTTATTTATGTTCTAAGTGTATTTCTCAAAAACCGTTCCTCCATACGGATCGAATGGAAATTATCGAATATCAGCTCAGAAATCATGAAAAAAATCATCCTCATTGGCCTACCCCAATCCATGGGAATGATGCTGATGGCCGTCAGTTTTTTCTTTTTCAACCACCTTGTTGTGTCTATTGACCCACTGGCTTTGACGGCTTTCTCTCTTTTTGGAAGATTTGAACAACTAGTACTGATGCCTGCTTTTGCTCTAAGTGCGGCAGTGGTCACCATCGTGGGTCAAAATGCCGGAAGAGGCTTATATGATCGAACATGGAAGGTGATGACTCAGGCCTATATCTGGGGCATGATCGTAGTTTTAGCCCTGGCTGTATCCATGATACTGGCTGCGAAATCTATATACCCACTGTTCAGCAATATTCCAGAGGTGATTGATTATGCCGTAAGACAAACCTACACTCTGGAACTTTTTTATATTTTTGCCCTTGTAGGGATTGTGAACAGAAGCTTCTTTCAGGCCATTGGCCACCCCTTACCGGCTCTTTTCCTGACTTTGCTACGGACCATCCTCCTCTCATTACCCATCTCCTATTTGTATGTCCTGTCCTTTGACATGGGCATTGAAGGGGTCTGGTGGGGACTCAACACGGCAAGTATTCTGACTCTTATGGTCAGTATCCCCTGGGTCAATATAACTGTTAACAGACTTAAAAAAGGAACCTTCAAGGTTCAAAAAACATCAGAAAATAAAATAACAGGAGAAGAAAATGATTAA
- a CDS encoding Dabb family protein gives MIKHIVMWKFKDEAEGKSKDENIQIIKKDLENLVGVIPEIRELEVGINKTVADTAFDAVLVSTFDSMEDLKAYREDPRHKKAAAYNKLCRLDRVVVDYEF, from the coding sequence ATGATTAAACACATCGTAATGTGGAAGTTCAAGGATGAAGCTGAAGGAAAAAGTAAGGATGAAAATATACAAATTATAAAAAAAGACCTTGAAAATCTGGTAGGAGTCATTCCCGAGATAAGAGAGCTGGAAGTAGGAATCAATAAAACAGTTGCTGATACAGCCTTTGATGCAGTTCTTGTCTCTACATTTGATTCAATGGAAGACCTAAAGGCCTATAGAGAAGATCCCCGACATAAAAAAGCAGCAGCCTACAATAAACTCTGCCGCTTGGACCGGGTGGTTGTGGATTATGAATTTTAA
- a CDS encoding adenylate/guanylate cyclase domain-containing protein, with protein sequence MLDPSLNNLLIETIAANFKSKEMDEIGRMLNKKFNLYDVAEKTSVVTIGARSAATVLVDHMVSINKLHDFIKLLAELDNNQIQGRTLQMEGYDYFLQQFTHSGYFYDFTKRKVLPLKTESKEMPNWGALKDGKSYPITIISVDIVSNSELVNKYGAKVMKKVYTSLWGFLKHSLEHTDGRIWTWAGDGGILAFAFKDQIERAVKFAVEVQRTITLFNMNKNYPISEPIELRLGINSGKLVYHNDTGQIISEVINLAAHLEKHKTIPGGISITEKVFTSINPKLQSIFKGIGNFEGVPCFQSDRLDLVVCQD encoded by the coding sequence ATGTTAGATCCGTCCTTAAACAATCTGTTGATTGAAACCATAGCAGCCAATTTTAAGTCCAAGGAAATGGATGAGATTGGCCGTATGCTGAATAAAAAATTCAATCTTTACGATGTGGCAGAAAAAACATCAGTTGTCACAATAGGTGCCCGATCTGCTGCTACAGTACTGGTTGATCATATGGTCTCAATAAATAAACTTCACGATTTTATCAAACTTTTGGCAGAATTGGATAATAATCAGATTCAGGGAAGAACTCTTCAGATGGAAGGGTATGACTATTTTTTGCAGCAGTTTACCCACTCGGGATACTTCTATGATTTTACAAAAAGAAAAGTCCTGCCTCTGAAAACCGAAAGCAAAGAAATGCCTAACTGGGGAGCCTTGAAAGACGGTAAGAGCTATCCCATTACCATCATCAGTGTCGATATTGTATCCAATTCAGAACTTGTAAACAAATACGGTGCAAAGGTCATGAAAAAAGTTTACACAAGTCTCTGGGGCTTTCTTAAACATAGCCTTGAACATACAGATGGCCGGATCTGGACCTGGGCAGGAGACGGTGGAATCCTGGCTTTCGCCTTCAAGGATCAGATCGAAAGGGCCGTTAAATTCGCCGTAGAAGTACAAAGAACTATTACCCTGTTCAATATGAATAAGAACTATCCAATATCCGAACCCATTGAACTCCGATTAGGAATCAATTCCGGAAAACTTGTATATCATAATGACACCGGTCAGATCATTTCTGAGGTGATCAACCTCGCGGCACATCTGGAAAAACATAAAACCATTCCAGGCGGGATTTCAATTACAGAAAAGGTTTTCACCTCAATTAATCCTAAACTGCAGAGTATCTTCAAGGGCATTGGCAATTTTGAGGGAGTTCCCTGTTTTCAAAGTGACCGATTGGATCTCGTTGTCTGTCAGGACTGA
- a CDS encoding class I SAM-dependent methyltransferase, translating into MENPSSHKDNYLFLDCGDQKRLESIDGKTFVRQAPQANYSPSPKVSWTSPDYEFNSAQKSPSWTPPLNAVKTLPDFHCGTLVMEIRLSENGQIGVYPEQKLNWDWLNKVIANAQRPLRILNGFAYTGGSSIVCAQALGKTDHSEVCHLDASSSAVNWAKINRDKSGLPDDSIRFIVDDIRRFLEREIRRGKFYDGVILDPPAFGRAKGGKTWVLKRDLSSLMDLCRQILVPNPAFFLLSCHDPEMSKGDLEQILAETLKAEKSEIETIDLTLNSHAGNSLPNGIAARWRA; encoded by the coding sequence ATGGAAAATCCCTCCTCCCATAAGGACAACTATCTCTTTTTGGATTGTGGTGATCAGAAGAGATTGGAAAGCATTGACGGCAAAACCTTTGTAAGGCAGGCTCCTCAGGCCAATTATTCACCATCTCCAAAAGTCTCCTGGACTTCTCCAGATTACGAATTCAATTCGGCTCAGAAGAGTCCCTCGTGGACCCCTCCTCTCAATGCGGTAAAAACACTCCCCGATTTTCATTGCGGTACACTTGTCATGGAGATCAGGCTTTCAGAAAACGGGCAAATAGGTGTTTATCCCGAACAAAAGCTAAATTGGGATTGGCTGAACAAGGTGATTGCTAACGCCCAACGTCCATTACGAATATTAAATGGCTTTGCCTATACCGGAGGTTCTTCCATTGTTTGTGCTCAAGCTTTAGGTAAAACAGATCACTCAGAGGTCTGCCATTTGGATGCTTCCAGTAGCGCTGTGAACTGGGCAAAAATCAACCGTGATAAATCCGGACTTCCTGATGATTCCATTCGTTTCATTGTGGATGATATACGCCGTTTTCTTGAAAGAGAGATAAGACGTGGAAAATTTTATGATGGTGTTATTCTGGATCCTCCCGCCTTCGGACGGGCTAAAGGTGGCAAAACCTGGGTTTTAAAACGGGATCTTTCTTCACTTATGGATCTTTGCCGTCAAATTTTGGTACCAAATCCAGCCTTTTTTTTACTTTCCTGTCATGATCCAGAAATGTCTAAAGGTGATTTGGAACAAATTCTTGCAGAGACTTTGAAGGCTGAAAAATCTGAGATAGAAACTATAGATCTGACTCTTAATTCTCATGCAGGAAATTCACTACCCAACGGTATTGCCGCCAGGTGGAGAGCTTAA
- a CDS encoding DUF819 family protein, producing the protein MAQAILLSAAVFSFPIGIHIFRLSFPFLRKINPIVSAYIFGLILVNSGIIGEEAFPILDLIATITVALSIPLMLFSVNIRTWFKESGKTGAAMGLAAVSIALTLFIGSFFFKQKLSDFPRISGMLVGVYTGGTPNLAALRAALSVPADLYLAVHASDILLSALYLMFIMTIARKVFSPFMKTETHEDMSYAAIMESDQEFTALGTLFSKGTVLPLLAALGLAVVIFAIAGATTLLVPPDSQTLAVILVITTLSLGASNFKKVRNIKKTFALGEYFILVFSASTGAMGNFSRILSSTPIVFIFVAFALFVSLIIHMLLCRFFKIDVDTMLIASTAAICSPPFVGVAALSLKRPSLVAPGITAGLMGYALGNYLGVLVFKLFSLL; encoded by the coding sequence ATGGCACAAGCAATTCTATTATCGGCAGCCGTTTTTTCTTTTCCAATCGGTATTCATATCTTCAGATTGAGCTTTCCATTTTTGAGAAAAATAAACCCCATAGTTTCAGCTTATATTTTCGGCCTAATCCTCGTGAACAGCGGCATAATAGGTGAAGAAGCCTTTCCCATATTAGATTTAATCGCCACCATTACCGTGGCCCTCTCCATCCCTCTAATGCTGTTTTCAGTAAATATCCGAACCTGGTTTAAAGAGTCCGGCAAGACGGGAGCCGCTATGGGTTTGGCAGCAGTCTCGATTGCTCTGACTCTCTTTATAGGGTCCTTTTTCTTCAAACAGAAATTGTCTGATTTTCCGAGAATTTCGGGTATGCTTGTTGGAGTTTATACGGGAGGAACACCCAATTTAGCGGCCCTGAGAGCAGCTTTATCCGTTCCCGCCGACCTCTACCTTGCCGTTCATGCCTCGGATATATTACTCAGTGCCCTATATTTGATGTTTATTATGACCATTGCCCGGAAAGTTTTCTCTCCCTTCATGAAAACAGAAACTCACGAAGATATGAGCTATGCCGCAATTATGGAGTCAGATCAGGAGTTCACAGCTCTGGGAACACTTTTTTCAAAAGGAACGGTTCTGCCCCTGTTGGCAGCCCTGGGGCTGGCTGTGGTCATATTTGCCATAGCTGGTGCCACGACTCTATTGGTTCCCCCCGATAGTCAGACATTGGCAGTTATTTTAGTAATCACGACATTGAGTCTTGGCGCTTCTAATTTTAAGAAAGTAAGAAACATAAAAAAAACCTTTGCCCTCGGAGAATATTTTATTCTCGTTTTCAGTGCATCAACGGGTGCTATGGGTAATTTTTCAAGAATACTGAGCTCTACACCCATAGTTTTTATCTTTGTGGCCTTTGCGCTATTTGTCTCTTTGATCATCCATATGCTGTTGTGCCGTTTCTTTAAGATTGATGTGGATACGATGCTCATTGCCAGTACGGCCGCCATCTGCTCCCCACCCTTTGTGGGAGTCGCCGCCCTGTCCCTGAAGCGCCCCTCATTGGTTGCCCCGGGGATTACAGCCGGGCTGATGGGTTACGCCCTGGGAAATTACCTGGGCGTTCTCGTCTTCAAACTGTTTAGTCTACTTTGA